A region from the Paludicola sp. MB14-C6 genome encodes:
- a CDS encoding FAD-dependent oxidoreductase encodes MQSIWSLETEFTKRKSLEQDISVDVAVIGAGMAGLLTAYLLKEKGVQVAVIEANTIASGQTKNTTAKITAQHNLIYNKLIIDVGERKARQYAVANQLAVEKYANLIQRNGIDCNFERKSAYVYSMDNNKLLKEELRAMQMLDLDAEFVERTTLPFPIKGAIKLSHQAQFNPLKFLKPITEELTIYEHTIVHEVKENTIITNHGKVKAEHIVFATHFPFVNVPGFYFARMHQQRSYVVAFENCDKLDGMYIDEADGGYSFRNYGNLLLVGGAGHRTGENGEGGAYEQIREQAKQWFPNAIERYHWSAQDCMTLDGVPYIGHFAPLEKNWYVATGFNKWGMTSSMVSAMIISDMIVGQNTKFAEVFSPQRFVVSASIKTLLEDGMKAVSGLSTQALLIPKTHFDELPNGHGGVVEYNGMKVGVYKNEKGEAFVVSTRCPHLGCQLEWNPDEKTWDCPCHGSRFDFKGNLINNPSTTNLIKY; translated from the coding sequence ATGCAATCTATTTGGAGTTTAGAGACAGAGTTTACAAAACGAAAATCATTAGAGCAAGATATTTCGGTAGACGTAGCAGTTATAGGCGCCGGAATGGCAGGATTACTCACAGCATACTTATTAAAGGAAAAAGGCGTACAGGTTGCCGTTATTGAAGCAAATACAATTGCAAGCGGTCAAACCAAAAATACAACTGCGAAAATTACAGCACAGCATAATTTAATCTATAATAAGCTTATTATAGACGTTGGAGAACGTAAGGCAAGGCAATATGCTGTTGCAAATCAACTTGCTGTTGAAAAATATGCGAATCTCATTCAAAGGAATGGAATCGACTGCAATTTTGAGCGAAAAAGCGCTTATGTGTATTCTATGGATAACAATAAGCTGCTAAAGGAAGAGCTTCGTGCGATGCAGATGTTGGATTTAGATGCTGAATTTGTGGAACGAACAACGCTACCGTTTCCGATAAAAGGGGCAATTAAGCTTTCGCATCAAGCACAATTTAATCCACTTAAATTCTTAAAGCCAATTACGGAAGAGCTTACGATATATGAGCACACTATTGTACATGAAGTGAAAGAGAATACCATTATTACGAATCATGGAAAGGTGAAAGCAGAGCATATTGTTTTTGCCACTCATTTTCCTTTTGTAAATGTACCGGGCTTTTATTTTGCAAGAATGCATCAACAGCGTTCTTATGTTGTAGCGTTTGAAAATTGTGATAAGTTGGATGGCATGTATATTGATGAAGCGGATGGTGGTTATTCATTCCGAAATTATGGCAATTTGCTCTTGGTAGGTGGAGCAGGTCACCGAACTGGCGAAAATGGCGAGGGGGGTGCGTATGAGCAAATACGGGAGCAAGCGAAACAATGGTTTCCAAATGCCATAGAGCGATACCATTGGTCAGCACAAGACTGTATGACATTAGATGGAGTACCGTATATTGGTCATTTTGCACCACTCGAGAAAAATTGGTATGTTGCAACGGGCTTTAATAAATGGGGAATGACTTCTTCTATGGTTTCTGCAATGATTATATCCGATATGATAGTAGGACAAAATACAAAATTCGCAGAAGTTTTTAGTCCACAGCGATTTGTTGTTTCCGCTTCAATCAAGACACTTTTAGAAGATGGAATGAAAGCTGTTAGTGGCCTATCCACACAAGCTTTATTGATACCAAAAACCCATTTTGATGAATTGCCAAATGGTCATGGCGGCGTTGTAGAATATAATGGTATGAAAGTGGGTGTTTATAAAAATGAAAAGGGCGAAGCTTTTGTAGTATCAACGAGATGCCCACATCTTGGTTGCCAGCTGGAATGGAATCCGGATGAAAAGACATGGGACTGCCCTTGTCACGGATCTCGTTTTGATTTTAAAGGCAATCTAATCAATAATCCTTCAACTACAAATTTAATTAAGTACTAG
- a CDS encoding MerR family transcriptional regulator has product MKKTVHEVSKLTGISIRALHYYDEIGLLKPSEYTNVGYRLYDTADLERLQQILFFKELDFPLKEIKNIFEQPSFDKTDALKKQKELLILKQNRLSQLIDLINLNLEGGNNMSFKEFDMSEIEAAQKQYAVETKERYGKTKAYQESVEKTSKYNHSDWKNVGLAAEKIYQGFIGAMNQDVASEEVQKLVADWKDYITKYFYECTNEILAGLGEMYVADERFTKNIDQHKKGLAQFMSQAIKEYCKK; this is encoded by the coding sequence ATGAAAAAGACTGTTCATGAAGTTTCAAAGTTAACGGGAATTAGTATACGTGCCCTTCATTATTACGATGAAATCGGTTTGCTAAAGCCTAGTGAATACACAAATGTTGGATATCGACTCTATGATACTGCAGATCTAGAACGACTACAACAAATCTTGTTTTTCAAAGAGCTTGATTTTCCGCTAAAAGAAATAAAAAATATCTTTGAACAGCCGTCATTTGATAAAACCGATGCATTAAAAAAGCAAAAAGAGCTTCTCATACTCAAACAAAATCGATTATCCCAACTAATTGATTTAATCAACCTAAACTTAGAAGGAGGAAACAATATGAGTTTCAAAGAATTTGATATGAGTGAAATTGAAGCTGCACAAAAACAATATGCAGTAGAGACTAAGGAACGATATGGGAAGACCAAAGCATATCAAGAAAGTGTAGAAAAAACAAGCAAATATAATCATTCCGATTGGAAAAATGTTGGATTAGCTGCAGAAAAAATATACCAAGGCTTTATTGGTGCAATGAATCAAGATGTTGCAAGTGAAGAAGTACAAAAGCTAGTTGCAGATTGGAAAGATTATATTACAAAATATTTTTATGAATGTACCAATGAAATTTTAGCCGGCCTTGGTGAAATGTATGTAGCTGACGAACGCTTCACAAAAAACATCGACCAACATAAAAAAGGTCTTGCACAATTTATGAGCCAAGCTATCAAAGAATATTGTAAAAAATAA
- a CDS encoding CD3324 family protein — MKYKNASDILPDELLREIQQYVSGEALYIPSDQERKKWGDGSGARNFYSQRNADIRNKYFCEKRSMEQLADEYCLSIETIRKIVYK; from the coding sequence ATGAAATATAAAAATGCGTCGGATATATTACCAGACGAATTACTAAGAGAAATACAGCAATATGTTTCTGGTGAAGCATTATATATTCCATCAGATCAAGAAAGGAAAAAGTGGGGAGATGGTTCGGGCGCACGAAACTTTTATTCACAAAGAAATGCTGATATCAGAAATAAGTACTTTTGCGAAAAAAGGAGCATGGAACAACTTGCCGACGAATACTGCCTTTCTATTGAAACGATTCGTAAAATTGTGTATAAGTAA
- a CDS encoding protein-glutamine gamma-glutamyltransferase, translated as MITIGNQLTQTQTLLKDYPQSSLESIILTALGDSSSSFRYQSIDQLKFELALRRAIVQAAVDLNNSDFSFAVFRKSKGNPTYWERVSNGGLRLKQGAKPSDAIKDIYVNGKLYASECATAMIIVYLKALLSVYPEPLFNEAFSDITLMNWHHIPRLLSDVGQMQPATVYLPGDRRYFANPDVDPVTPEWQGENTIDLSKDFYYGHGVGIYNAEEIISELNKNRKRDSNKEAYLMDSAGRPDFKKLANIYLTYKKEHSNE; from the coding sequence ATGATAACAATTGGAAATCAATTAACCCAAACACAGACACTTTTAAAAGATTATCCACAAAGCAGTCTTGAATCCATCATTCTAACGGCTCTTGGTGATAGTAGTTCCAGTTTTCGTTACCAATCAATTGATCAATTAAAATTTGAACTTGCATTACGTAGAGCTATTGTTCAGGCTGCGGTTGATTTGAATAATTCGGATTTTTCCTTTGCTGTATTTCGTAAATCAAAAGGCAACCCTACATATTGGGAGCGTGTAAGCAATGGAGGATTACGATTAAAACAAGGAGCTAAGCCAAGTGATGCAATTAAAGATATTTATGTGAATGGAAAGCTCTATGCATCAGAATGTGCCACAGCTATGATTATTGTTTATTTAAAAGCATTGCTTTCCGTTTATCCTGAACCGTTGTTTAATGAAGCATTTAGTGATATCACATTGATGAACTGGCATCATATACCTCGTCTTTTATCTGATGTTGGGCAAATGCAACCTGCAACTGTATACTTACCTGGTGACAGACGCTATTTTGCTAATCCCGATGTTGATCCGGTTACTCCAGAATGGCAAGGTGAAAACACAATTGATTTAAGCAAAGACTTTTACTATGGCCATGGTGTTGGAATTTATAATGCTGAAGAAATTATCTCAGAACTAAATAAAAACAGAAAACGTGATTCAAATAAAGAGGCTTATTTAATGGATTCTGCGGGAAGACCTGACTTCAAAAAACTAGCTAATATTTATTTAACATATAAAAAGGAGCATTCGAATGAATAA
- a CDS encoding putative heavy metal-binding protein, whose translation MIITTTPSIEGKNIVEYKGIVFGEVISGVDFVKDFAAGLSNFFGGRSNTYEQELLNARENALSEMETRAYQMGANAVVGVDIDYEVLGSNNGMLMVTASGTAVRCE comes from the coding sequence ATGATTATTACAACAACACCAAGCATTGAAGGAAAAAACATTGTTGAATACAAAGGAATTGTATTTGGAGAAGTTATTTCAGGTGTAGACTTTGTAAAGGATTTCGCTGCTGGGTTAAGCAATTTTTTTGGCGGCCGTTCTAATACATATGAGCAAGAGCTACTGAATGCAAGAGAAAATGCATTAAGTGAGATGGAAACTCGTGCATACCAAATGGGTGCTAATGCAGTAGTAGGCGTTGATATTGACTACGAGGTATTAGGAAGTAACAATGGTATGTTAATGGTAACTGCTTCCGGAACTGCAGTTAGATGCGAATAG
- the nadA gene encoding quinolinate synthase NadA, with protein MIKDLQEQIIKLKQEKDFYILAHSYQAKEIVEVADFTGDSFQLSLAAQKVPNKNILLCGVHFMAETVKMLSPEKNVYLANPIAGCPMAEQLEPEMIEYLKKQNPDYTVVAYINTTANLKSVSDVCVTSSSAVKIVNNIENNNILFIPDCNLGDYISKQLPHKNIKLVQGGCPVHAAVTEQDIINAKAAHPNAKALVHPECTPAVLKHADYIGSTSGIVEYAMKSDCREFIIGTEMSIAEHLQYACPEKDFYILSKKILCPNMKLTTLVDVFKTLNGTGGLEIQMSDETIAKARVCVDEMIRLGK; from the coding sequence ATGATTAAAGACTTACAAGAACAAATTATCAAGCTAAAACAAGAAAAAGATTTTTATATTCTTGCACATAGCTATCAAGCAAAAGAAATTGTTGAAGTTGCAGACTTTACAGGAGATTCTTTTCAATTAAGTTTAGCAGCACAAAAAGTACCAAATAAAAACATACTTCTTTGTGGTGTGCATTTTATGGCTGAAACTGTGAAAATGCTTTCACCTGAAAAAAATGTATATTTGGCAAATCCAATAGCAGGTTGCCCTATGGCAGAACAATTAGAGCCTGAAATGATTGAGTATTTGAAAAAACAAAACCCTGATTATACTGTGGTGGCATATATAAACACAACAGCAAATTTAAAATCTGTTAGCGATGTTTGTGTTACCTCATCTTCTGCTGTTAAAATTGTAAATAATATTGAAAACAACAATATTCTTTTTATTCCCGATTGCAACCTCGGCGATTATATTAGCAAGCAATTACCTCACAAAAATATTAAGCTTGTGCAGGGTGGTTGTCCTGTTCACGCAGCAGTAACCGAACAAGATATTATTAATGCAAAAGCAGCCCATCCTAATGCAAAGGCATTGGTACATCCTGAATGTACTCCTGCCGTATTAAAACACGCTGATTATATTGGTTCCACTTCCGGTATTGTAGAATATGCAATGAAATCTGACTGTCGTGAGTTTATTATCGGAACTGAGATGAGTATTGCAGAACATTTACAATACGCTTGTCCTGAAAAAGATTTTTATATCTTATCTAAAAAAATACTTTGTCCAAATATGAAGCTGACAACCTTAGTGGATGTATTTAAAACTCTTAACGGAACAGGCGGATTAGAAATTCAAATGAGCGATGAAACGATTGCAAAAGCTAGAGTTTGTGTAGATGAAATGATCCGACTCGGCAAGTAG
- a CDS encoding phenylpyruvate tautomerase MIF-related protein codes for MPFIQTKVNVKIEKAQEERIKTKLGKAIELIPGKSENWLMLGFEDECSLYFKGSNQKPIAFVEVKLFGKASSDAYNKLTAAITDILEDELNIASDCCYVKYEEVSNWGWNGNNF; via the coding sequence ATGCCTTTTATTCAAACTAAAGTGAACGTAAAAATTGAAAAAGCACAAGAGGAACGAATCAAAACCAAACTTGGGAAAGCAATTGAATTGATACCGGGAAAATCTGAAAATTGGCTTATGTTAGGTTTTGAAGATGAGTGCAGTTTATATTTCAAAGGAAGTAACCAAAAACCAATTGCATTTGTTGAAGTAAAGCTATTTGGAAAAGCAAGCAGTGATGCATACAACAAACTAACAGCAGCTATAACTGATATTCTTGAAGATGAATTAAATATTGCAAGTGACTGTTGTTATGTTAAATATGAAGAGGTATCAAACTGGGGCTGGAACGGAAATAATTTTTAG
- a CDS encoding pyridoxamine 5'-phosphate oxidase family protein — protein sequence MNYFNDSLIAMQELYGHDIPMSLATVSDGKPNARVVNVYYKDKSFYITSYALTNKVKEIIVNPNVALNHNLFVAHGTAVNIGNPLENSNKGIRDELKEVFSAFYNKHVNEQDPYTCIIKIELEDALVFANNFKYCIDFVNETATREDCVVDIV from the coding sequence ATGAACTATTTTAACGATAGCTTAATAGCTATGCAAGAGCTGTATGGGCATGACATTCCAATGTCACTTGCTACCGTTTCTGATGGAAAGCCAAATGCAAGAGTAGTAAACGTTTATTATAAAGATAAATCATTTTATATTACATCATATGCGTTAACTAATAAAGTAAAAGAAATCATTGTTAACCCAAACGTCGCATTAAACCATAATCTGTTTGTTGCTCATGGTACTGCAGTTAACATCGGAAATCCTTTAGAAAATTCGAATAAGGGAATTCGAGATGAATTAAAAGAGGTGTTTTCTGCATTTTATAATAAGCATGTGAATGAGCAAGACCCGTATACTTGTATTATCAAAATAGAGCTTGAAGATGCTCTTGTATTTGCAAATAATTTTAAGTACTGTATTGATTTTGTTAACGAAACGGCAACTCGTGAAGATTGTGTAGTAGATATTGTATGA
- a CDS encoding helix-turn-helix transcriptional regulator, giving the protein MAKSPNQKLKLLYLQKILQEKTDETHTMNVAQLIRELQRYDISAERKSIYDDIEALKQFGLDIECSRSKPRGYYIASRQFELPELKLLVDAVQSSKFITHKKSNSLIKKVETLTNIHEAQLLQRQVFVANRIKTMNESIYYNIDKIHTAISQGMKIEFQYFEWTIKKERKYKKQGEFYCISPWALSWVDENYYMIGFDNEMQIIKHYRVDKMVNITLTEEPRDGQDHFNQFDMALYTNKLFGMFGGEEETIKLLFSNRFIGVVLDRFGKEISVIPYDDTHFIIHLKVALSPQFFSWLFGFSTDVKILSPQRVADLYLQQAQEITLLYQ; this is encoded by the coding sequence ATGGCAAAGTCCCCTAATCAAAAATTAAAGCTATTATATCTGCAAAAAATATTACAAGAAAAAACGGACGAAACCCACACAATGAATGTTGCGCAACTCATTAGAGAATTGCAACGTTATGATATCTCTGCAGAACGTAAAAGTATCTATGATGATATTGAAGCTTTAAAGCAGTTCGGGCTCGATATTGAATGTAGCAGATCAAAACCAAGGGGCTACTACATCGCAAGCAGGCAATTTGAATTACCCGAACTCAAGCTATTAGTGGATGCGGTTCAATCCTCGAAATTTATTACACATAAAAAGTCCAATTCATTAATTAAAAAGGTGGAAACGCTAACAAACATTCATGAGGCTCAACTGTTACAACGTCAAGTGTTCGTTGCAAATAGAATTAAAACCATGAATGAGAGTATTTACTATAATATTGATAAAATTCATACTGCAATCTCTCAAGGGATGAAAATTGAATTTCAATATTTCGAATGGACGATAAAAAAAGAACGCAAATACAAAAAACAAGGCGAATTTTATTGTATTAGTCCTTGGGCACTCTCCTGGGTTGATGAAAACTACTATATGATTGGCTTTGACAATGAGATGCAAATAATAAAACATTATCGTGTAGATAAAATGGTAAACATCACACTAACAGAAGAACCCAGAGACGGTCAAGACCATTTTAACCAATTTGACATGGCCTTATATACTAATAAATTGTTTGGTATGTTTGGCGGCGAGGAGGAAACCATAAAGCTATTGTTTTCCAACCGTTTTATTGGAGTAGTATTAGACCGCTTTGGAAAAGAAATTTCTGTTATTCCTTATGATGATACTCATTTTATAATTCACTTAAAAGTTGCGCTAAGTCCACAATTTTTTTCTTGGCTATTTGGATTCTCTACCGATGTAAAAATACTATCGCCGCAAAGGGTGGCAGATTTATATTTACAGCAAGCACAAGAAATTACTTTACTTTATCAATAA
- the mnmA gene encoding tRNA 2-thiouridine(34) synthase MnmA translates to MKQNVLVAMSGGVDSSVACVLLKENYNLIGVTLKLHETDEIKLDKTKTCCSLLDVEDARSVAFALDFPYFVFNFGDKFEEQVINRFTQSYLNGETPNPCIDCNRYIKFDALMKRAEQLNQDYVATGHYARREYDKESGRYLLKKAKDSSKDQTYVLYSLTQEQLSKILFPLGDLEKSQVREIALANGFINAQKPDSQDICFVPNGKYAEFIKQHTKKVIPKGNFIDVSGNVIGTHNGIISYTVGQRKGLGIASSEPFYVVEKDPIANTVTLGRENDLYRSDLIANDINWISIEKLNAPMRVTAKTRYSQKEQPATITPLNENEVQVLFDEPQRAITKGQAVVFYDGDRVVGGGTITQSKI, encoded by the coding sequence TTGAAACAAAATGTATTAGTTGCGATGAGTGGTGGAGTTGATAGCTCAGTTGCTTGTGTATTATTAAAAGAAAATTATAATTTAATTGGTGTTACCTTAAAATTACATGAAACCGATGAAATTAAATTAGATAAAACAAAAACATGTTGTTCCCTATTAGATGTTGAAGATGCAAGAAGTGTTGCTTTTGCTTTAGACTTCCCCTATTTTGTTTTTAATTTCGGTGATAAATTCGAAGAACAAGTAATTAACCGCTTTACACAAAGTTATTTGAATGGTGAAACACCAAACCCCTGCATTGATTGTAACCGTTATATTAAGTTTGATGCGTTGATGAAACGTGCAGAACAATTAAATCAAGACTATGTTGCAACCGGCCACTATGCGCGGCGGGAATACGATAAAGAATCTGGACGCTATCTTCTAAAGAAAGCAAAAGACAGTTCAAAAGATCAGACATATGTTTTATACAGCTTAACGCAAGAGCAATTAAGTAAAATTTTATTTCCGTTAGGTGACTTAGAAAAATCGCAAGTACGTGAAATTGCGTTAGCGAATGGCTTTATCAATGCGCAAAAGCCTGACAGCCAAGACATTTGCTTTGTGCCGAATGGGAAGTATGCAGAATTTATCAAGCAGCATACGAAAAAAGTAATTCCAAAAGGAAATTTCATTGATGTAAGCGGTAACGTAATTGGAACACATAATGGTATTATTTCGTACACCGTCGGTCAAAGGAAAGGACTTGGAATTGCTTCTTCGGAACCTTTTTATGTGGTAGAAAAAGATCCGATTGCAAACACCGTTACCCTTGGCAGAGAAAACGACTTATATCGATCCGATTTGATTGCAAATGATATAAACTGGATATCAATTGAAAAGCTGAATGCACCAATGCGTGTAACTGCTAAAACTCGATATAGCCAAAAAGAACAACCCGCTACTATTACGCCACTCAACGAAAATGAAGTACAAGTATTGTTTGATGAACCACAACGTGCAATCACGAAAGGGCAAGCAGTTGTATTTTATGATGGAGACCGCGTTGTTGGTGGAGGAACGATAACACAAAGCAAAATATAG
- a CDS encoding RrF2 family transcriptional regulator, with product MKISTKGRYALRLMLDLAVNFNGAYIPLKEIAIRQGISDKYLEQIIIQLNKAGFVKSIRGSQGGYKLANEPKYYTVGSILRLMEGSLSPVACLDNPSETCDRVSDCVTLEVWIKLKEAIDSVVDNITLQDLVDRHFEKGTCEYYI from the coding sequence ATGAAAATTTCGACAAAAGGACGTTATGCTCTCCGCTTAATGCTAGATTTAGCAGTTAATTTCAATGGTGCATATATACCACTAAAAGAAATTGCAATTAGACAAGGCATATCTGATAAATATTTAGAGCAAATTATTATTCAACTTAATAAGGCGGGGTTTGTTAAAAGTATAAGAGGTTCACAAGGTGGCTATAAGCTTGCTAATGAGCCCAAATACTATACTGTAGGCAGTATTCTTCGTTTAATGGAGGGTAGCCTTTCCCCTGTTGCTTGCTTAGATAATCCAAGCGAAACTTGTGACAGAGTTTCAGATTGTGTTACATTGGAAGTTTGGATAAAACTAAAAGAAGCAATTGACTCTGTTGTAGACAACATAACGCTGCAAGATTTAGTTGACAGACATTTTGAAAAAGGCACATGTGAATATTATATATAA
- a CDS encoding response regulator: MTMNEIKILICDDSILVRKNLKKFLTSLGCSEIYEAVNGQEAIEKYKESKPDLVFMDIVMPVKTGLDALIEILDFDTSAKVVMVSSVGTQSHLQQAIESGAFNFVQKPIENEFIRKILENFINGGK, translated from the coding sequence ATGACAATGAATGAAATTAAAATTTTAATCTGTGATGATTCGATTCTTGTACGCAAAAACTTAAAAAAATTTTTAACTTCACTAGGCTGCTCTGAAATTTATGAGGCCGTAAATGGTCAAGAAGCAATTGAAAAATACAAGGAAAGTAAGCCTGATCTTGTTTTTATGGATATTGTTATGCCTGTTAAAACCGGATTAGATGCTTTAATTGAAATTCTAGATTTTGATACATCCGCAAAAGTTGTTATGGTATCTTCTGTTGGTACTCAATCACACTTACAACAGGCTATTGAATCAGGTGCTTTTAACTTTGTACAAAAGCCTATTGAAAATGAGTTCATTCGCAAAATCCTTGAAAACTTTATAAACGGAGGAAAATAA
- a CDS encoding chemotaxis protein CheX → MFTQFFGNFLLNQNFITGQQLAKAFSIQKTTRVKLGVLAINAGYMTAKQVDEVHTAQGKTDKRFGDLACDMGFLNKEQVLSLLAQQTSSHLSLGQALIDLKYMTNEEFEYALNSYERKHSITDIDFTDIQNSKIHTIINDFYQFDSLEDTKSYTDYITLLFKNIIRFIGDDFIPLKPQPLKQIHIDCITSQSITGAFQAFTAITSDEKTFIQFANRFANEEFIEVNEYILASVAEFLNLHNGLFTVNMSDSRQMELEILPQCIDNDKVLSFSEEAYLIPITFSFGTIVIILSSNIPSIT, encoded by the coding sequence ATGTTCACTCAGTTTTTCGGTAACTTTCTTTTGAATCAAAATTTTATCACCGGTCAACAACTGGCAAAGGCATTTTCCATACAAAAAACAACCCGAGTGAAACTAGGAGTTTTAGCAATTAACGCCGGATATATGACTGCAAAACAAGTTGACGAAGTGCATACTGCTCAAGGAAAAACAGATAAACGTTTTGGTGATCTTGCTTGTGATATGGGATTTTTAAACAAAGAACAAGTATTAAGCTTATTAGCTCAGCAAACCTCCTCTCATTTATCACTAGGTCAAGCACTCATCGATTTAAAATATATGACCAACGAAGAATTTGAATACGCTTTAAACTCATATGAAAGAAAACATTCCATTACCGATATTGATTTTACTGATATACAAAATTCAAAAATTCACACAATCATTAACGATTTTTATCAATTCGACTCATTAGAAGATACGAAAAGCTATACCGACTATATAACTTTATTATTTAAAAATATCATTCGCTTTATTGGTGATGATTTTATTCCCCTGAAACCCCAACCATTAAAGCAAATACATATTGATTGCATAACATCGCAAAGTATCACAGGTGCATTTCAAGCGTTTACCGCTATTACTTCAGATGAAAAAACTTTCATACAATTCGCAAATCGGTTTGCAAACGAGGAATTTATAGAAGTGAATGAGTATATTCTTGCATCTGTAGCTGAATTTTTAAATCTCCATAATGGTTTATTTACGGTAAATATGTCTGATTCACGACAAATGGAACTTGAAATTCTTCCTCAATGCATTGATAACGATAAGGTGCTTTCTTTTAGCGAAGAGGCTTATCTAATTCCAATTACATTTTCCTTTGGAACTATCGTTATTATTCTATCAAGCAACATCCCATCCATAACATAA
- a CDS encoding glycoside hydrolase family 5 protein, with product MKVKIVLCILLISIALSFIGCNFKKNINSKENSYSSNSITKTENSSFSNELQSKTPINPQNYQALLGKGMDVDWSKTQQGRENYSKKAVEDFAKAGVKHVRIRIADDADDRLFETLDRQIKDCLDNNIIPIVAYQADELKNDPSKGNIDKVILWWGTVAKHYQNISSYVSFDLMIEVTDALNKQPQALNNIYEQLVAEIRKTNPTRIIMISPRMRSDPAYLNELKIPTKHNNYLMAEWHFYASGPSKENEKKLWTTGTPSEKQLILNKIQLALEWQKKAGISTWVGAWMPGDYNEGNTYSIQEQVAFAYFVTKALTNAKIPFAVNSDTKFYDREQNIWIKTMKPVFDAIY from the coding sequence ATGAAAGTTAAAATTGTATTATGTATTTTGCTTATAAGTATAGCTTTATCATTTATCGGTTGCAATTTTAAAAAGAATATCAACTCAAAAGAGAATTCCTATTCATCAAATAGCATTACAAAGACTGAAAATTCAAGCTTTTCAAATGAATTGCAATCAAAAACGCCAATCAATCCACAAAATTATCAAGCCTTACTTGGAAAAGGAATGGATGTTGATTGGTCAAAAACGCAACAAGGTAGAGAAAATTATAGTAAGAAAGCTGTAGAAGACTTTGCTAAAGCGGGAGTGAAGCATGTTCGTATTCGAATTGCTGATGATGCTGATGACCGTCTTTTTGAAACATTAGATAGACAAATTAAGGATTGTTTGGATAATAACATTATTCCAATTGTTGCATATCAAGCCGATGAGCTTAAAAATGATCCTTCAAAAGGCAACATAGATAAGGTTATATTGTGGTGGGGTACTGTTGCCAAGCACTATCAAAATATCTCTTCTTATGTATCATTCGATTTAATGATTGAGGTTACTGATGCATTGAATAAACAACCTCAAGCTCTGAACAATATATATGAGCAATTAGTTGCTGAAATACGAAAAACGAATCCGACCAGAATAATAATGATATCGCCAAGAATGCGTTCGGATCCGGCTTATTTGAATGAGCTTAAAATACCAACGAAGCATAATAATTATTTGATGGCTGAATGGCATTTCTATGCTTCCGGTCCAAGTAAAGAAAACGAAAAGAAACTTTGGACAACGGGAACACCTTCAGAAAAACAGCTGATTTTAAATAAGATTCAACTGGCTTTAGAGTGGCAAAAAAAAGCAGGGATTTCTACGTGGGTTGGTGCATGGATGCCGGGAGATTATAATGAAGGAAATACTTATTCCATTCAAGAGCAGGTAGCGTTTGCTTATTTTGTAACAAAAGCTTTAACAAATGCAAAAATTCCATTCGCAGTTAATTCAGATACAAAGTTCTATGATAGAGAACAAAATATATGGATAAAAACTATGAAACCCGTATTTGATGCTATTTATTAA